The Lactuca sativa cultivar Salinas chromosome 2, Lsat_Salinas_v11, whole genome shotgun sequence genome includes a window with the following:
- the LOC111907822 gene encoding uncharacterized protein LOC111907822 — protein sequence MNEEMEALHRNIPCEITNLPSNQKPMGCKCIYKIKYKANGEVERYNPDLRLKVIVRKKAPRKNKGGTIVVLLVYVDDIVITGIEVIDKFDGICLTQRKYCLELIHEFGKLPYKPVKTHLDLNFNISKKEIDDKDVSLSNITEYQKLIGK from the exons ATGAATGAGGAAATGGAGGCTTTGCATCGAAATATACCCTGTGAAATTACAAATTTGCCTTCTAATCAGAAACCCATGGGGTGTAAATGCATATACAAAATTAAGTATAAAGCTAATGGAGAGGTAGAAAGGTATAATCCAGACTTGCGGCTAAAGGTTATAGTCAGAaagaag GCTCCTAGAAA aaataaaGGTGGTACTATTGTTGTTTTGCTTGTGTACGTTGACGATATTGTTATAACAG GAATTGAAGTTATTGATAAATTTGATGGAATTTGTTTAACTCAACGCAAGTATTGTTTGGAATTAATTCATGAGTTTGGGAAGTTACCCTATAAGCCAGTTAAAACTCATTtagatttaaattttaatatttctaAAAAAGAAATTGATGATAAGGATGTTTCGTTAAGTAATATAACTGAATATCAAAAACTTATAGGCAAGTGA